From the genome of Candidatus Krumholzibacteriota bacterium, one region includes:
- a CDS encoding ankyrin repeat domain-containing protein: protein MKMILVAVVMLAGISLHASSASCGDVHRLAAEGDVDGLRRMLDDDPSLVSLPDDEWKALPIHWASFGGSAETVRFLLERGADTASMDGDGNVPVDFAFMRGGEDALLQLVESGADLSRVDRDGLTPLVRAAWLGWTRAVEAMIAADRSPGERTAAGDTPLHGAAYEGHRATVERLLDLGADAGSTNDAGETPVDEALKRGEEDVAALLRDRGGAVGTQAGKRRFERRPWKGARSGRCERPRLTVVYDNYPFLEGCTEDWGFSCLVECPGATIMFDTGARPEIFMRNLRVLGIDPSSIDAVVISHEHHDHTGGLRALIEAGCEAPVLVCRSFSYGFVRSVESLGVEVLTLQAPSIVADGVYLTGELGDAIREQALVLDTGEALHVVCGCSHPGIVHMLEHVESTFGAPLDLVIGGFHLMNAGDRTIDGIVRRFGELGVKRLSATHCTGERQIGLLREAFGDRFVEAGVGRVIEP from the coding sequence ATGAAGATGATCCTGGTCGCCGTCGTCATGCTGGCGGGGATCTCGCTCCATGCATCGTCAGCGTCGTGTGGCGACGTGCATCGTCTCGCGGCCGAGGGAGATGTGGACGGGTTGCGTCGCATGCTCGACGACGATCCGTCCCTGGTGAGCCTGCCGGATGATGAATGGAAGGCGTTGCCGATACACTGGGCGAGTTTCGGAGGCTCGGCCGAGACGGTGCGATTCCTCCTCGAACGCGGCGCGGATACCGCCTCGATGGACGGCGACGGGAACGTGCCGGTCGATTTCGCCTTCATGCGGGGGGGCGAGGATGCTCTTCTCCAGCTCGTCGAATCGGGAGCGGATCTCTCCCGTGTCGATCGCGACGGGTTGACGCCGCTCGTACGGGCGGCATGGCTGGGATGGACGAGGGCCGTCGAGGCGATGATCGCCGCGGATCGTTCGCCGGGGGAGCGGACGGCGGCGGGGGACACGCCCCTGCACGGGGCGGCCTACGAGGGGCACCGGGCGACCGTCGAGCGACTGCTCGATCTCGGCGCGGACGCCGGTTCGACCAACGACGCAGGCGAGACGCCGGTCGACGAAGCGCTGAAGCGGGGCGAGGAGGATGTCGCGGCCCTTCTCCGAGATCGGGGAGGCGCCGTCGGAACGCAAGCAGGAAAGAGGCGTTTCGAGAGGAGACCCTGGAAGGGAGCGAGATCGGGTCGCTGCGAACGCCCGCGGCTCACCGTCGTCTACGACAACTACCCATTCCTCGAGGGATGCACCGAGGATTGGGGATTCTCCTGCCTCGTCGAATGCCCGGGCGCCACGATCATGTTCGATACGGGAGCGAGACCCGAGATCTTCATGCGGAATCTCCGTGTTCTCGGGATCGATCCGTCGTCGATCGACGCGGTCGTCATCTCGCACGAGCATCACGATCACACCGGCGGGCTCCGGGCGCTCATCGAGGCGGGATGCGAGGCGCCCGTTCTCGTCTGCCGATCGTTCTCCTACGGTTTCGTGCGTTCCGTCGAATCGCTTGGCGTGGAAGTGCTGACGCTCCAGGCTCCCTCGATCGTCGCGGATGGCGTCTATCTCACGGGGGAGCTCGGAGACGCGATACGCGAGCAGGCGCTTGTTCTGGACACCGGCGAGGCGTTGCACGTCGTCTGCGGGTGTTCGCATCCCGGCATCGTCCACATGCTCGAACACGTCGAAAGCACGTTCGGCGCGCCGCTCGATCTGGTCATCGGCGGATTCCATCTGATGAACGCCGGCGACCGCACGATCGATGGTATCGTCCGGCGGTTCGGGGAACTCGGCGTGAAGCGGCTCTCGGCGACGCATTGCACCGGCGAACGGCAGATCGGGTTGCTCCGCGAGGCCTTCGGCGACCGGTTCGTCGAGGCGGGCGTCGGGCGCGTCATCGAGCCGTGA